Proteins found in one Cyanobacteria bacterium GSL.Bin1 genomic segment:
- a CDS encoding type II toxin-antitoxin system RelE/ParE family toxin, producing the protein MTYIIITPKVVQKQLDALPDDVYERIAGKIQQLAEDPRPAGVIKMKGSDNEYRIRIGAYRVRYEIDDKEFLILLLQCKHRKDVYRK; encoded by the coding sequence ATGACCTACATCATCATTACGCCCAAAGTTGTACAAAAACAGCTAGATGCTTTGCCTGATGACGTTTACGAGCGTATTGCTGGTAAAATCCAGCAACTCGCTGAAGACCCACGTCCTGCTGGAGTGATCAAGATGAAAGGTTCTGACAATGAGTACCGTATTCGTATTGGTGCTTATCGTGTTCGTTACGAAATCGACGATAAAGAGTTCCTGATTCTCCTCTTGCAATGCAAACACCGAAAAGATGTTTATAGAAAGTGA